The Bacteroidales bacterium genome contains the following window.
AATACTCATAATTTTAAATGGATTTCCTTCATCGTCAAAAACAGGGCTGCATACTTCTGTTAAAATAATTTCAATTTTATTTATAATTAGTTTATATGTTATTTTTCTTGATTTTCCTGTTCGTAAATCACTCCAGATGTCCTGAAGATCGCTGTTCATGCTAACTGTGGGTGTTCCAATAGAGCCAAAATATGTGCCAATAACCTGCCCTTCGGGTATGTCTAATAAGTCAAGAAATATCTGATTTATTTGTATTAGTTTTCCTTCCATATCGTATTCGGCAACTAATGAATTAGAATTAATAGCGTTTATAAAATTATTGATTTCATCTTCTCTTTTTGTAGCTTCTTCTTGTGTTGCCTGCATTTCTTCCATGTTTTGTCGCATTTCTTCTTCTTGTGCAGCTAATTCTTCGCCTTGTTGTTGTGATTGTTCTAATAGTTGTGTTGTTTTTTCACTTACTTTTACACTATTAATAGTTGATGCAATGTTTTCACTAATTTTTTCGACAAACTCAATATGATGAGGTTTAAGATGAGAAAAGGAGTCTATTTCAATTACACCGAGAATTTCGTTATTTAGTATTAAAGGAACGAGCAATATACTTCCAGGCAAGGAGCTTCCCAATCCTGAAACTATTTTTACATAGTCCTTTGGGATATCAATTCTATAAATAGTTTGTTTTTCGAAGGCACAACGTCCCATAAGACCTTCTCCGAGATTATAGCGTTTTTTAATTATTGAGTTATCTTCATAGCCTAAAACAGCAATGTTTTCGAGATAAATATCGTTTTTTTCATTATCATTTATAATATATACACATCCCTGATTAGCATTTAGATATGAAATTAAATGACAAATAATATCAGAACAAAGGCTTTTAATGTTTGAACTTTGACGTAAAACTTCCCCGATTTTTGTTATTCCCTGTGTTATCCATTTTTGGATATTTTCTTCTTCTTTGCGTTTATTTTCTTCTTCTTTTGCTTTTTGCAGATTTTTTTGCATTTCAATTAAAGAATTACCAAGCATATCATCTTCGCTTAAACTGGTAAATTCAATGTCAAAATTACCCTTTCCGATTTGTGTGGCAAAGTCGGTTGTGCGGTCTAATCCGTCAATCAAATGACTTATAGATTCTGCTATTTCTTTTATTTCATCATCTGATTTTATTTTTACTTTTTTTGCACTAATGTTTCCTTTTGCAAGAGTTTTTAATAATTCAGTGATTGATATTAATGGACGGCTGATTTTATAAGCAACATAAAAAATTACAAAAGCTATGAACAATAAACCAATAATTCCTATTAGTGCTGTAATTAACAATGTTTTGTTTGACTTTTGTGTGATAAATTTTAATGGAATAACAATACCTGTCGCCCATGTAATATTAGTATTGCCAATCGTAAAAGGAACAACCGAAACATATACAGATTCATGCTCGTTTTTATTAACAAATGAAAATTTCCTCTTTTCATTTATTTTTTTTATTAAATCATGTTTCTTACTATATTCAGGAAAAGATTTTTTTATTGATTTCCTTATATGTTTTTTGTTAGGATGTATTACAAAGTTTCCATTATTATCAATTAAAAATAAATAACTGTTATCAAAATGCTTAAAATCATTAAATAATTTTTGTATTTGAGTAAATGAAAAGTTAATTCCTGCAATGCCTTGAAAATTATCATTAACAATAATAGGAACTACAGCTTTTGTTTGTAGTATTTCGTTTTGTTTTATGCCGGTATTGGAATGAAAATAAGGTTTTGTAATTGTTTTTTTTAAATCATTCTGAAGTTGAATATAAATGTCGTCATCATAAATAGTTTCGGGAGATTGTTCAACGAATAAATTTAATTTTATTTCACCGTTAAGTTTATAATATACGGGCTTAAAATTCCCCAAGACTGTACTCCCCGGCTTGCTTACGTAAGAAGTGTCAAAATTATCAATTGAGTTTGGTTCCCAGTTACACCAAATTGATAAAAGTTCATTGTTTGTTGCAAGTAAACTTTTCATTTGATTATTATAAAAATCTCTTCTTAGTGTATCGGGAATTTCTTTAAAATTTTCAAATGACTGTCCTAAAAAATTTATAATATTAATATTAGAATCAATATTGGTTTCGGCAAGTTTTGCATATT
Protein-coding sequences here:
- a CDS encoding GAF domain-containing protein, with product MKINTKLLLTILTSSILIYIIVLGYISIKSKNISFQNTADIIDSYTNQYAKLAETNIDSNINIINFLGQSFENFKEIPDTLRRDFYNNQMKSLLATNNELLSIWCNWEPNSIDNFDTSYVSKPGSTVLGNFKPVYYKLNGEIKLNLFVEQSPETIYDDDIYIQLQNDLKKTITKPYFHSNTGIKQNEILQTKAVVPIIVNDNFQGIAGINFSFTQIQKLFNDFKHFDNSYLFLIDNNGNFVIHPNKKHIRKSIKKSFPEYSKKHDLIKKINEKRKFSFVNKNEHESVYVSVVPFTIGNTNITWATGIVIPLKFITQKSNKTLLITALIGIIGLLFIAFVIFYVAYKISRPLISITELLKTLAKGNISAKKVKIKSDDEIKEIAESISHLIDGLDRTTDFATQIGKGNFDIEFTSLSEDDMLGNSLIEMQKNLQKAKEEENKRKEEENIQKWITQGITKIGEVLRQSSNIKSLCSDIICHLISYLNANQGCVYIINDNEKNDIYLENIAVLGYEDNSIIKKRYNLGEGLMGRCAFEKQTIYRIDIPKDYVKIVSGLGSSLPGSILLVPLILNNEILGVIEIDSFSHLKPHHIEFVEKISENIASTINSVKVSEKTTQLLEQSQQQGEELAAQEEEMRQNMEEMQATQEEATKREDEINNFINAINSNSLVAEYDMEGKLIQINQIFLDLLDIPEGQVIGTYFGSIGTPTVSMNSDLQDIWSDLRTGKSRKITYKLIINKIEIILTEVCSPVFDDEGNPFKIMSIAADITNINIDKEQLNIIN